TATGATGAATCCACTAATCAGTGAAAGatgaaatagtttattttggttgCATCTAAGACAGAACACGCTACATTAACAATCATTAGCAAGGGAAtatgttcaaattttggtcATTGAGATGAGATTGGAGAATATCAAGTACATACTTTTCTAGGAAATACAGTCCTAACATGAATCTCATTTGCAAGTAATACTTGCATGTGTTgagagtaaaaaaatacatattattaaaaaatctttagAAACACATGTTATTCAAAAAGCAATTAACAGATTATTCACTTGTATCAAGCAGCATATGCCCTATAGCAGAAAGTTTCATCGCCAGCAGGCTATTAATGTTCTTGAATGGCAAATTCTAATTTCACTAAAATTACTGAAAGGAAGCTGCTTTCTATATCAAAAGACCAACTTTTCAACTAGCAAACTTTGctaacaacaaaaataggCTCACACAATCAGCTAAGAAAAGCTTGGATGTCGTAGATTAACAAAATCTGCATGACAAAAGCTATGTGTAAAATCTGCTGTTCTTAAAAGCAGCACATTGAAGAAAACTTAATATATCGAAATTACGCTTTCAACTTTTTCATCACATAGATCGAGTACTTCTTAGCCATGTCATAGTGTCAAAACTAGGAACTTGAATTCCAATTGATTCAGGAAATTAGAGTAGAAtgatgaaattttaaattcagtcTTGAATGGAATTTCTTCCATTAGAAATGTTCTCCTTGTTTGTGTTAAGTGCAAGTGGCATCAACACATCGTATACCTGATGAACCAGAATTGGATCAGCACAGACATCAGGTCACCTGATGGGtcttgtaaaatttaattagttCATTGCTTACTTATAGAATCAGGAAATGTTATCTATTTATCAGATAGGTTACAAACGGAGACACCATATGTCTAAGATGTTATCTCCGGCTTTTCAAAGACAACTACTATCTCCAGTTAAGCAAGAAAGTACCAATCTATTTCCACTCTCTACATAGTGATCACTCTCAAGTTCCTTGCATATCTCCATCTAGCCCTCTACTCATTACCCACCTTGATTCCAGGCCAGTGAGGCTTGCGCATGAAACATTCCATCGAGGAACATGTCATTATATTTCGACAACTCATAGTTCCACTGCCTGTCAGCGAAAGCAGCTCTGTAATTACAATGTCAAcccaaaactacagatttcaTATCTGTCCCAAATGCCTGACCAAAAGTTTGGAATTGGGGATCCTTCAAAATTGTAAATACTAACCCAGCACTTCATGAACCCAAATATCCACTATTTTAAGTCTTCCAAAATTACATCACAAACATCTCCTTGGTCCTAGCTCTAAATATAAAGGCTCAAATATTAGTTTTTACTTCTATGATACTTGGGAATTGGAAACAATGTATGCATCATGGTTGTAAACAAAGACACTATATTACAAAACTTATGCAATGGGTGAACACTGAACTATTCTTCCTGGATGTCAGTTGGGTGTAACTTAAGAAAAACGCATTGCTGAAAcctcttttttcttgtgaGAATCATTAACTTCTTTTTTCAATTTCCAGGTTATTCAGATCACTAGAAGAAAAtacatctttaaatttaacacGACCTATTGTTTGCGGTGTTTCATTCAAGAAGTActcttacaaatatatcatgaaACTATTTCACTATATTTCTCCTACAAATTGAAAGTTTTGTTCCCATCCATGGATTTCTGGGGTAGACACTCAATTTCCAAACAGCTACGGATGGAAACACATAATCATAGAGCCAAACACTTTATGATGTGACATAActgaataatatataatggATTCAGATATTCAGTATATTTCAACTTGTTCTGTTGTAACAAGTGACGCCGAGAATATTGGCAATGATACAATGTGCAGAATCTAGCTCAGTTATACGGACTAGAACCACTGATGATGGAGAGGTTGGGCGTGTGCTCACTGTATTCAACTATTGCTGTAGGAGGTAGTTGACCAATACAAATTTCATGCACTGTGGACAGTAGAGGAAACAACTCTTGCCACCCTCGATAAGTCAAGACTTCATAAACTTCTTTTGCTGTGGACACTCCCTGTAAGTGAAACTAACAAGATTAGATGCACTAAGAAGACAATGTATTCATCATGTTTGCTGGGTTCCAGATACTTGCTTACCTGGAGTTTTTGGCCATGTAGCATCTCGGCCTCCAACTCATCAAAAGACCTGCCAGAATAACAAAAGACATAGGCAGCATTCGAATTAGCTTAAAGGCTGAGCTACTTCTCCATTTTTCATGAGAATGTTTCCCAAGATGTTAAAGgatgtatgttttttttttgcaaaaaatttctatatatatatatgtgtgtgttttttaaaatcaaacaaatccttttttcaagtttataatagttattacttaattaattatgcgcTAATAACCCATCACAGTTTCTGTGCCACCGATAAGCTCATCCTAACAGCAGGCAACAAACAGGGATATAGTTATGTAATCAGCATACGCCAATGAAAATATGTCTATGAAAACTTTTTAGTATAGGCCATCAACATATTTGTTAATCGATGCTCTAACAAAGCATAGATTAAAATTATCCATACATCAAAAAATGAAGATTATGTTTTAGACAAGTAACCTTTTGCCACCATTTCTTGCAAAGGCCTCAGCCACTCTTCTGTTTCTCCCACCAACTGCCATAAAAAACTTGTATTTCAGTGCTTGTCAACTAAATGGtaaatgagaaaaaacaaGATACATACGGCATGTAGTTATTAGGTCAGCCACACCACAGCTCTCAAAGAAGGTGTTGTCTCTGACTGAAGGAGACAGAAGCTTAGAGAAAGCACGCATTTCCCACAAACCAATTCTCATGATTGCAGCCTAACAAATAGATAACACAAGCCATAAAACTCTATGGTACAATGAATGGTCTTTCCTGTTGGttatattttcaacaaaaaaaaaggcatacCTTGGTATTGTTTCCCATGTCCAAACCATCAACAAGGCCTGCAAGTTAATTCCATCacttaaaaagtaaaatctgAAATGATTAGAGGAAACAATGAATATAACTACAGATAAACAATATTTATGCAAAACCTGCTGCAATGGCCACAACATTTTTCAGTGTTCCACATAATTCAACTCCCTCAATATCTTCTACCTGTACATGAAGGGCACAGGTTTTTCATTTTCTGCTGAACTACTGCCAGGCATCACTATGGTGAGAGGATCAGAATGTAGTATTTCATTTCAATGAGGTTTATGGTTAAACTTACAATAGAAACCAGGAAGTAAGGTGTGGTGAAAATTTTAGCCCAGCGGGTCGCCATTTCCTTGTCTTTCTTATATCCAATTGTCGCTTCACTGAACTTTTCAACAGCAATCTGCATTTGGAAGGTCCACCTGATTACATTTCACCTTTAGGGAGTACAAGAAACGTTGCATGGGAAGCTGAACAGATGCTTTCCTCATTTGCAATGTTAGCACCCATAAGGACACAACAATTGATTCCAAGTATGtttgtaattaatttagataTCATGCATGGTCCTTCCATCTTGACCTCCATGCCCTTGATGAGGGAGATAGCCTCAGCTCCTGGCCTTAGTTTACCCACAAGCTTCTTACATATACCCTCCACAAATTGATGGGGAGTAACAAAAACAAGCATATTTGCGTCTTTCACTGAAAATCAAATGAGACTTTTATGGGTATTTGTTTGACACATGAAAACAGTATGATGTAGCCAGGGAGCCTAGAATGATGATAGAATGTTGCTTATGAAAAACTATATTACAACATCCTTTTTTCCAAAGCAGTATCCAATAGCATACCTGTAACAATTTTGAGTATATCTGTGAATAATTTCCTTGTACTAAGACAGAGactgaaattttttgtttattaacTAGATCTGTACGCACTACTTTAGcatcaaaaattaatttatctaaTTAAGAATAATGGGGAATGCAAAGCAGGGTGTTTACCTGCACTCTCCAAATCAGGATCAGCAATTACATTAGCTCCAAGCTTTATACCAGGTAAGTATTTGCAGTTCTCCTGTAATAAGCAAGGATCATGCTAGAAACTTTTACTGGTTCTAGAAGTAACAAAAATCAGATGGAATAAGTTTGAACTCTTACATTGGCTTGGTTAATGGACTCGGAGAGTTTCTTGCCTGTTGGTAATATTTCTTCAAATACCCACATCCTAACTTCATCTATTAACAAATTACCCCACAGTTAGCACCAGTAGGTACAGAATGTAGGGCTGTCAACAGAACTCATGCAAAAACAACCATAGCTAGCATTAGACTTACCCCAAGTACCCAGCAAATACTAGTATTATGATAGATAATTTGCAGACTAAAACAACATGGCAATCCAATCGTAAGTAAGAAAGTTAAAGCAATGGTTTTACAGTTTAATAGTAACATTTATAGAAACGTCGCTCGAAAAAGCATCTTATAGATCAAGTAGAATGCTGAATATTGTTTTCGTTACCAGTAGAAGATACCAACAAAATCACAGGGTATAAACGGTTCGGACTACatggttagagatagagaAGACATGtacaaataacaataaaaatggtAATAACCTAACAGTTGTAGCAAACACAGTGCATATGATGATATACATAGCACAGCCAAACGTAATGAATAATTCAGCAATGCAACGCATGAGGGATTAATGGAGCATTGTGGGAGAGAAGGCAAAGGTACCTACCATGGAAAGAGGGCAACTTAGCGGTGTTAGAAGCGATGAGGCGGGAGGCAACGCTGCCCCAGTTGCCGCTGCCAATGACGGCCACCCGGTTCTTGGCGTGTCCGTTCTCCatccgggcggcggcgggcggaatGCAGATCAAGAAAGACCCTGACCGACCCAACCAGCCAAGTAGCAAGGGGAGGGAGCAAGaaccaagaagaagaacaataaTAGGAAGAAAAGAAGGAGCCAACAAAGAACGAGAAGCTAGAGTATATATACGGATTGAGGAAAGGGGAGGGAAcacaagaaagagaaagagaagtagaaacaaagaaaaaggtgAAGAATGTTAGGAAGGAGGGGCGAGCATCCCCAAGGAGTGCATGTGTCTGTATCGTGCGAGCTGCTTTACCAGATTGTCCTTTTCAGCAACGGACCATTGGAAATCGATAGGGAAATGGCAGTCTGGCACAGTgagcgggaggaggaagacgactcGCTCGAgagggcggtggcggggaGGATTTGTCGATCTGCTGCCGAGGTCGGGGGAAGGGACGCAGGTTGGCGCTGTCTCGGTGGTATCGGAGACCGCAAGGTtgctcctcttctcctctccctctctctgggCTTCTTTGCTTCTCGGCCCAAAACACAAGGCCCAAACCACCTCCCACCAAATCATTGCCTGTCACAAGCTTTCCCTGGAGCAGCAAAACCCCATGCTTAACCAGGCATCAAACTGCATGATACAGTCTGTAACATGAGTAAACCATCAAGCAAGATGGAGTAACTAATTCCAGTATATGTGTGATTACTCAAAGTGACCCCCCTTTGGTTTCTTGAGCGCCCACAGGCAGACAGAACATGGATTCTACCATCAAGCCAGGCCAGTCGTTTTCTCATTTCGATCTCCCCCTTGGCCTCTTCGATGGACCAACCCAAGCCACTCGGTATTGACGGTCGAATTGCTTGGTACAAGGTCCCAGCAGCCAGCTCTTCCCTTGGTCTATGGAAGTTGCCCTGCAAAATTGGGTCCAGGTTATGATGACATGttgtgcagaaaaaaaaaggcacatATCGTATCAAACAAGAAAATTCACCATTGCTATTAAGCTATATATGGGTCAAATAAGTAGGGAACCTTctaatttttcttaaattctttaaaaaaactcttatgtCCGTCTTCTCGTAGAACTTTCTTTGCAAGACGAAAATCACAAGGGGTTCACCACGCAGTGAACAAAATTATTGCAAGGATAGAACCTATGCAATATCCTGCGACAATAGTATAGCAAGTTAGGGTGAAACGTTTTGCTGGTTCTGTTGTACAATTAACTCACATAGAGTCATAGAGATCTGCAATGGCGCTACGAAGAACaaaaggttgaaaaaaatagtcaaatctcATGTACAGAAGAATGTGGAAGTTTCTTGTTTAACTGAAGTGCACTTAGGTGTTACGCAAGACAAGGAACATGCAATTGAGGTCATTACATCAGGTGAATTTAGGTTTCAGTTATATAAGAGTTAGTTATCCTAGTTCCCGAGTAGCACACCAGAACTATTCAATCTGATGCTGCAATTGTTGCTCACTAATGATATGTGTAATGTGTATGATCTTATTCTAAAATCTCTCCCTTGTTCGTTCTGTAAatacatttaactatttgaacCTCCAAAATTTTATGAGCAAGTCATTAAATCTATCACTAACTTTTTGCATACCTTTTTTTTACACATATTTCTAGCTTGCTTCATTCGGTAAGCATCGCACTCATAGCTTCGGTGTTTAATTCAGTTCTCGATAGTAAGCAGGACAGTGGATATCAtcttgtaagttgtaacacAAGCTGCTTATCCGATTTGCATCTGGTCCTCAATACGACTCCAAGATGGCTCCTTCACTATTCCTTTACCTGACATGGCCTCCCTGATCTCAGCAGCATTATCCCAACGACCATCACCAGCAAAGGCATTTGATAACTGAACATGAACAGATGAGTCATGAGGATTTAGCTCAATTAGGCGTTTGGACACCTGGATTGCAATCTCAAGGTTTCCATGAATCTGGCAGGCACTGAGCAGAGCTCTGTATACAGATGCGCCAGGTTTTATAGGCATGCTATTAATCAAATATTCAGCTTCATTGAGATAGCCTGCTCGACCAAGAAGATCAACCATACAAGCATAGTGCTCTGTCCTTGCTCCCACGAGATAGCCCTTGTCTTTCATCAAGTTGAAATACTCGAGCCCTTTGTCTACCAAGCCAACATAGCTGCAAGCAGTAAGAACTGACAAGAAGGTTATGTGATCTGGCTGAACATGTAGCCTCCTCATTTGTTCAAACATCTCAATCACCTCCTTTCCGTGGCCATGTTGAGCACATCCTGACATTAGTGAATTCCAAGAAACCACATTAGGTGATTCCATTGAAATGAAAACACTATTGGATTCCTCTATCGCACCATGTCTGGCATACATGGAAATCAAGCTGTTCTGGACATCCACAACAGAATAATATCCAATCTTCATAATAAGAGTATGAACCTG
This is a stretch of genomic DNA from Oryza brachyantha chromosome 1, ObraRS2, whole genome shotgun sequence. It encodes these proteins:
- the LOC102708484 gene encoding glycerol-3-phosphate dehydrogenase [NAD(+)] — protein: MENGHAKNRVAVIGSGNWGSVASRLIASNTAKLPSFHDEVRMWVFEEILPTGKKLSESINQANENCKYLPGIKLGANVIADPDLESAVKDANMLVFVTPHQFVEGICKKLVGKLRPGAEAISLIKGMEVKMEGPCMISKLITNILGINCCVLMGANIANEIAVEKFSEATIGYKKDKEMATRWAKIFTTPYFLVSIVEDIEGVELCGTLKNVVAIAAGLVDGLDMGNNTKAAIMRIGLWEMRAFSKLLSPSVRDNTFFESCGVADLITTCLGGRNRRVAEAFARNGGKRSFDELEAEMLHGQKLQGVSTAKEVYEVLTYRGWQELFPLLSTVHEICIGQLPPTAIVEYSEHTPNLSIISGSSPYN